The Maridesulfovibrio ferrireducens genomic interval TCTCGAAAATATGTGCTAAAAATAGTGCACAAATAATTTTAATAAACTTTATATCCCCATCATTTTTTTGTTGTATAAGGCAAATAAGATCAAGAAGTAAACCTTATTAACAAAAACTGATAATTTCTTTAATCCCCTTTCATCTGCTCCATCACTATGTAAATCTCACGCTTTAAATACTCCGACATAACACCCACCAAACACGAAAAAGCCCTCACAACTTTCGTTGTAAGGGACTGTGTAACCAATCTGGCGGAGAGAAGAGAAATTGTCATTATTCTCCATGAATACTCTTAATCCCCTGCCCCATCTGAGCAAGCAAAAACCATGCTCCTCACACTTATGAGACCGAATCTTAATTCCCTCATATTGACAACAAACAACAAAAATATACAATACAGGTATGCAGTTTGAATACGACAACAACAAAAGTGTATCCAATTTAGAAAAACACGGGATTGACTTCAAACAGGCGCAAGCCCTTTGGAATGATCCAAACTTGCTGGCAATTCCGGCACGTACTCAAGACGAACCCCGTATTTTTTTTATTGGAATCATAAACGGCAAACACTGGTCAGCCGTAACAACTCCACGCAATGGAGTTACTCGCATTATATCAGTGCGCCGTTCCAGAAAGAAGGAGGTGGAACTTTATGAAAGCTAAAGAATTTGATGAAGCTTTTGAATCAGATCAGGACATAACTGAACAGCTGGACTTATCCAAAGCCACCAGACCGAATAAAGACATTAAACGGGTAAACGTTGATTTCCCCGCATGGATGATAATCGCTTTGGATCGTGAAGCGGAAAGACTCGGCATAAATAGACAGGCTGTAATCAAAACATGGATTGCTAACCGCATTGATTCACAACGCCCAGCAGATCATTAATACACCCCGCTTCGGCGGGGTTTTCTATTAGGCAATGAAGTAACCGAATCCGCACAGGCCCTACACCACGGACACACACTTGTGAAAGTTCTTGATAGTCTGATGAAAAAGCTCTGAAAAATATCCCAAACACGAAAAAACCCCTCACAACTTTCGTTGTAAGGGGCTGTATAACCAATCTGGCGGAGAGGAGAGGATTCGAACCTCCGTTAGTTTAACCTAAACACGCTTTCCAGGCGTGCTCCTTAAGCCATACTCGGACACCTCTCCGCTTGGGTGAAAAAGGATTTAGCTAAATCAGA includes:
- a CDS encoding BrnT family toxin; translated protein: MQFEYDNNKSVSNLEKHGIDFKQAQALWNDPNLLAIPARTQDEPRIFFIGIINGKHWSAVTTPRNGVTRIISVRRSRKKEVELYES
- the brnA gene encoding type II toxin-antitoxin system BrnA family antitoxin, which gives rise to MKAKEFDEAFESDQDITEQLDLSKATRPNKDIKRVNVDFPAWMIIALDREAERLGINRQAVIKTWIANRIDSQRPADH